From the genome of Pelobates fuscus isolate aPelFus1 chromosome 6, aPelFus1.pri, whole genome shotgun sequence, one region includes:
- the LOC134565901 gene encoding histone H2B 1.1-like, whose translation MPEPAKSAPAPKKGSKKAVTKTQKKDGKKRRKSRKESYAIYVYKVLKQVHPDTGISSKAMGIMNSFVNDIFERIAGESSRLAHYNKRSTITSREIQTAVRLLLPGELAKHAVSEGTKAVTKYTSAK comes from the coding sequence ATGCCTGAACCAGCCAAGTCCGCACCAGCACCCAAGAAGGGATCTAAGAAAGCCGTGACCAAGACCCAGAAGAAGGATGGGAAGAAGCGCAGAAAGAGCAGGAAGGAAAGCTATGCTatctacgtgtacaaggtgctgaaACAGGTCCACCCCGACACCGGTATCTCCTCCAAGGCCATGGGGATCATGAATtcctttgtcaatgatatcttCGAGCGCATCGCAGGGGAATCCTCCCGCCTGGCTCATTATAACAAAcgctccaccatcacctcccgggAGATCCAGACCGCTGTACGGCTCTTACTGCCCGGAGAGCTGGCCAAGCACGCCGTGTCTGAGGGCACCAAGGCAGTGACCaagtacaccagcgccaagtaa
- the LOC134565900 gene encoding histone H2A type 1-like — translation MSGRGKQSSKVRAKAKTRSSRAGLQFPVGRVHRLLRKGNYAQRVGAGAPVYLAAVLEYLTAEILELAGNAARDNKKTRIIPRHLQLAVRNDEELNKLLGGVTIAQGGVLPNIQAVLLPKKTESQKASKSK, via the coding sequence ATGTCAGGAAGAGGCAAACAGAGCAGCAAAGTCCGGGCTAAAGCAAAGACCCGATCATCCAGAGCAGGTCTGCAGTTCCCAGTCGGCCGTGTCCACAGGCTGCTCAGGAAGGGGAACTACGCCCAGCGGGTTGGAGCCGGAGCTCCGGtctatctggctgcagtgctggagtatCTGACCGCTGAGATCCTGGAGCTGGCTGGGAACGCCGCCAGAGATAACAAAAAGACCCGCATCATCCCCCGCCATCTGCAGCTCGCTGTGCGCAACGACGAGGAGCTCAACAAACTGCTCGGAGGGGTCACCATAGCCCAGGGTGGGGTCCTGCCCAATATCCAGGCTGTCTTACTGCCCAAGAAAACCGAGAGCCAAAAGGCGTCCAAGAGCAAGTAA